GCCAGCAGTAACGAATGGGCGACATTATTGCCATCACCCACGTATGCCAACTTAAGCCCCTTCAAAGTGCCGAATTTTTCCCAGATGGTTAAGAAGTCTGCCAAAACTTGGCTGGGGTGCTCCTCATCCGACAAACCATTGATGACTGGTACACTTCCGTACTTTGCCAAATCCACTACATCTTGATGATCAAATACTCTTGCCATGATGCCGTCTACAAACCTGCTCAAAACTCGAGCCGTGTCAGCAATGGTTTCACCACGTCTGAGCTGCATATCGTTGGAAGACAGATAAAGCGCGTAGCCACCAAGCTGGTACATACCCACTTCAAAAGCCACACGCGTTCTTGTGGAAGGTTTCTGGAATATCATGGCAAGTGTTTTCCCCTTCAAGTACTCGTGCCTCTTCCCTGCTAAGGTCTCCAACTTCAGCAATTTAGCGAATTCCAAAAGCTCCCAAAACTCTTCCTCAGTGAGATCAGCAATGGAGAGTAAATCCCTTCCCTTAAGTTTTACAGACACGTTACCACCTCATTTTCTCCATGATAACGTCTTTGAGTGTGGGCTTCCCAATTTCTTCAAGCTCGTACATGACACGTACGATGGGTTTGTTTACCTTAACCAATCTGCTTATGTTTATGGGAGTGCCAGAAACGATGACATCAGCAGGAACTCTGTTCAAAGTCTCCTCAAGATCTTTGATTTGTCGTTCACTGTAACCCATGGCAGGTAGAACCTCTTCCACTTGTCCGTACTTTGCATAGGTTTCAGCAATGGTCCCCACAGCATATGGTTTTGGTGAAACAATCTCAGCTGCACCATACTTTATAGCAGCAATGTATCCGGCTCCATAGGACATGCCACCGTGGGTCAGCGTGGGTCCATCTTCTACTACTACGACACGCTTATTTGCAATTTGGGAGATGTCCTCAACAAAAAGTGGGGAAGCTGCATCGATAAAGATGGCTTGTGGATTGACGTGCCTTACATTTTCCCTGACTTCTTCAATATCTTCAAAGTTTGCCGTGTCTTCCTTGTTTATGACCACCACATCAGCCATGCGCACATTCACTTCACCTGGGTGATAAGCGATTTCGTGTCCAGGTCTGTGAGGATCAACAACGGTAATCATGAGATCCGGCTTATAGAATGGAAAGTCGTTGTTGCCTCCATCCCATATAACAACGTCCGCCTCTTGCTCAGCTTGTCTGAGTATGGCTTCATAGTCCACTCCCGCATAAACTATTGCGCCGCGGTCAATATGTGGCTCATACTCTTCGCGCTCTTCAATGGTGCACTTATGATAATCAAGATCATCATAGGTGGCAAAACGCTGCACCTTCTGAGCCACCAAGTCACCGTAGGGCATGGGATGCCTTACCACAACGACCTTTTTACCCAGATCACGAAGTATTTCAACAACGCGGCGGGTAGTCTGGCTCTTTCCAGACCCGGTTCTGCCAGCGCATACGGCAATTACGGGCTTGCTGGATTCAACCATGGTCTGCTTAGGCCCGAGAAGCATGAAAGAAGCTCCTGCAACCATGGCTTGCGAAGCCTTGTGCATAACGTATTCGTGTGCAACGTCAGAGTAGCTAAACACTACCAAGTCCACATTGAATTTCTTAATAAGCTCATCCAACTGAGACTCTGGATAAATGTCGATACCATTTGGATAAAGAGAGCCTGCCAATTCTGCAGGGTACTTCCTGCCTTCAATGTTGGGAATCTGAGTAGCTGTGAAAGCGACTACTTCGTATTCTTCGTTGTCCCTGAAAAACACGTTAAAGTTGTGAAAATCGCGTCCAGCAGCCCCCATGATAATGACTTTCTTCTTCATGTGAACACCTCCTATGTAGTTACTACGGACTCAATGATGAAGTTTATTCCGATGTTAAAATTATATACAATGAAGAGCTTTTTTTTCTGCGGTATTCGCGTGGACAAAGTGGACTTTTCGGAGATATACGACAGTATACAAGATGATGCTTCAGTATACGTAGTTAAACAAGTAATCACATTAAATCCTGAAATCGCCTATGACAGCTGGCATAATGAAGAACTACATAAAGCACTTTTTGATGCCTCTTTCGTTATTCCCGATGGAACGGGGATTGTGATGGCAGCAAAAAGAAAAGGCTATTATCTACAAAGGCAACCCGGTATTGAGCTTGCGGAATACCTCCTCTCTAAAGGCGAAAACCTGTCTTTCTTTTTCTATGGAGCTCAGCCAGGTGTGGCTCACAAAGCTGTGGAAAACCTAAAAAAACGCTACAAGTTCAAGTTGGCTGGCATTGAACACGGCTATTCAAGTGAAGCCGAAGCCCTAAAAAAGATACAAGAAAGCGGTGCAGATGTACTGCTGGTGGCCACGGGCGCCCCGAAGCAAGATCTGTTTATATATAGGAATAAAGAAAAACTTGGAGTAAAATTGGCATTGGGAATTGGCGGTAGTTTTGACGTATGGGCAGGAATAAAAAAGAGAGCACCCAAATGGATGAGAAAACTCCATCTGGAATGGCTATGGAGAGCAGGATTAAACCCGAACCGCTGGAAACGGCTGGCAAAGGCATTTCGGTTTACTCTGATATGCAGATAGGGTTCCTGTGCACTACGCCATTCCACTACTATTTATTTGAGCCTGTTAAGAAACTCTTGAGCAATAGTAACTACGTTTTGGTAGAATCCAATCCTCGTCAATACAGATCTGCACGAGAATTCTTTAGAGACAGGCATGTGTTTGACGCAGTGGAAAACCCGCAAGTGATAAAAGATTTTGACGTATTGGTTTGCCCTTTTCTGATGCCTCTGGTTTACAAAGAAAATCAAGAAAAAATATTTGTGCGCATGGTTTATGGTTTGAGTAAAGCCACTTGGAACTACGGTTGGTGGAATATGTTGTTTGACGAATTTCTAGTTTATGGTAACTACGATGCAAAGATTCTGTCTTTTTATGGACCAACGGTGAAAATTGGCAATCCGAAATTTGACGATTGGTTCAATGGCAACGTTGAACCATACCCAGTAGAGCCAAACAAGAAAACCATATTGTACTTACCCACTTATGATGATTTGTCCACATTGTCTTGGGTGCTACCTGTTTTAAGCAAGATGGCAGAAAACTTCAATGTGATACTCAAGACCCACCATGGGACAAACGCCTCAGAACTAAAGAAAGTCTTTTCAAGAGTGGAAATACTGGGAGGCGACGTGGACATCTTGCCCCTACTAGCTTCGGCCGATGTGGTAGTCTCCGATTACTCTGGCGCCATTTTCGATGCTATCTTGGCCGAAAAGCCCTTGGTTTTAGCTGATATACCGGGAGCTGAAACGTTCCCAAGTACCACGCCTAGCAGCTTGGAGCACGTAGTGCGTAACTACGCACTGCACACCAGCGACCAAGCTTTACTACGTGATTACATAGTGCAGGCGCTGGAGGAAGATCCTTACTTGGAAAAGCGTAAGGAAGTAGCTCAAGAATGGTTTGCTGTACGTGACGGAACGAGCGGGCAAAGAGCCGCTCAAGCCATAGTCAATGCACAGAAAGATCAGCGTGAAGAAAAACGTTTTGTACAAAAGGCTTTGCTGACATCAACTGAGTTCAACAAGGACCTTTATAAGAAAAAAGCTGAGCGCTTCCTGGGAAAATATTTTTCTTGGCTATAATGTTAAAATGAAAGCGTGTTTTCTTAAGTTAAGGAAACTGAGGAGGTGCAAAACAAACTATGGTAAGAGTGATTATAAAGAACGAACTGCAGAAAGAAGAAGATTTTAAAGGCGCTTGCCAAACAGCCTGCAAAACGTCAGCAACTGTGAGCAACGTCACCTTCGAACCTGAGCAGTGAGTCTTTACCCATTTTCTCTTTTAGGCCGTTTCTTCGTCGTCCACGAAGAAACGGGCTCTTTTTTTGAAGTTGACCAGGAAGTTTTTGAAAACGTTCAGCAAGGCGAATGCCCTGATGAGCTCACAGCTGTGTTACCTGAGCAGCCCACCTTGGAATGGCTCAGAAACCAACTTGAACAGAGACCAAGGCAGCTTAGTGCGTTGTGTCTGAACGTAACTCATACTTGCAACATGGCTTGCAAATACTGTTTTGCTCAGCAGGGAAACTACGGTGGTCAGCAGGCTGTCATGGACTTTGCCGTTGCAAAGGATGCTGTGGACTTACTCATGAAAAGCTCTTCTTCCTGGGCAGATATTGATTTTTTTGGTGGTGAGCCGCTTATTGCTTGGGACACCGTTGAGCAAACCCTAGCTTATGCCACAGAAAGAGCCATGGCAAAGAACAAGAAAGTAAGGTTTTCTCTGACCACTAATGGACTGCTACTAACCCCGGATAAGCTGGATGTACTTGATCGGTACAATGTAAATCTGACATTGTCACTGGATGGTCCAAGGGTGGTTCATGACAAGTTTCGCGTTGACAGAGCAGGAGATGGCACCTTCGACAAGGTCATTGAAGCTTTCAAAGAGGTAGAGCGGAGACGCCAAGGGAAAAACTACTACGTACGAGGCACTTTCACCCATGACACACTGAATTTCTCAGAGTCTGTCACGTTTTTGGTGGATCAGGGTTTCAAGACCATTTCTATGGAGCCAGTAACAGGCGAAGGGCTACCATGGAGCATAAAATGGTCTGATTTGCCCATAATTGAGCAGCAGTACGAAAAGTTAGCAAATTTCTATTTGATGCGCGCTAAGGAAGGAAATGATAAGAGATTTTACTTTTACCACTTTGAGCTCAACCCAATGAATCCACCCTCAGTGTTAAGGCGTTTTACTGGTTGTGGAGCTGGTGTGGAATACCTCGCGGTAAACCCAAAGGGAGATATCTTCCCCTGTCACCAATTTGACAACGTCCTGTCATACAAAATGGGTAACGTTGGACAAGCTGCGGTAAAGCCACATCCTGATTTTGTGAAAGCCCACGCACTCAACAAAAAACATTGTCAAGGATGCTGGGCAAGAGCTTTGTGCGGTGGCGGTTGCCATGCAGATAGCTTTTTCACCACGGGGAACATATGGGGCCAGAACCCCCTAAGCTGTGAAATTGTAAGAATGAGGCTTCGGTACGCCTTGGCAGTTAATGCTGTCTTGCAGGACTTTACCTAGAATGAGCGATTGTCACTAAGTGACAGCGTCGTTATCCACAGTTAGTAAAGCTGAAACCACAGCATTCTTTAGCTCATCCAGATTAGTTCCCTTTAGGGCAGAAACGGAAATACCGTCTTGTAATACGGGGCCCTTGTACAGGTCTAGCTTGTTATACACCTTAATCACGGGTCTGTCGCCCGCACCTAGTTCTTCGAGAATGCGCATGACTGTTCTTTCCTGCTCATCCATGATGGGGCTGCTAAGGTCAATAACATGGAGTATGAGGTCGCTGTAACGAATCACTTCTAAGGTGGACTTAAAAGCGTCTAATACTTTTTCAGGCATGAAATTGACAAAACCAACAGTGTCTACCAAGATTACTGGTTTGCCTTCCAGGTTAAGAAACCGTCGGTGTCGAGTGTCCAGCGTGGCAAAAACTTTATCATCAGCGTAACTAGGCTTTGACGTTTTCGAAAAGGCGTTAAGCAAGGTGGACTTACCAGCATTGGTGTAACCCACAATCGATACTTGCATGGTATTACGAACTCTTTGTTTGCTCGTAGTGACTCTACGAGCCTCAGCTTCCTTGAGCTCTTTTTCCAGTTTCCTTATGCGTCCTCTGATTACACGTTTTAGGATCTCCAGCTTGGTTTCACCAGGTCCTCTGGTACCAATTCCTCCACCCAAACGAGACATGACTCCACCTAATCCGTAAATCCTTGGATACAAGTAATTCAACCCAGCCAATTCCACCTGAAGTTTACTTTCTTTTGTCACAGCACGCCTTCGGAAGATTTCCAAAATGACCTGTGTTCTGTCCCACACCTGAGCAGGTTCAAGCATTGCCTCCAATGCCCTTACTTGCCTTGGGGAGAGTTCTTCATTAAATATGACCGCATCCACACCCAAATCCTTAACCATGGCAGAGAGCTCCTTTACCTTGCCCTCCCCCATAAAGTACTTAACATCAGGCTCCCTCTTTTGAATGACTACTGACTCAACCTCAAATCCGATAACTTTTGCAAGTTCTTTGATCTCCTGAATGTCGTAATCCAGAAGGGCGCTGTCTATGTGGTTATGTAGCAAATAAGCAATAACCGCTTTCATCTGTTAAACAACCTCTCTATGAGTGCTTCATCCAGTTTGACCACCGCAGGTCTGCCATGTGGATCATAGCTCACGTCCAGTACTTTCAAACCCTCAACAACCAGTGCTTCTATTTCCATGGGTGAAAGCTTCTGCCCGGCTTTCACAGCTGATTTGCATGCTAGATCAGCTCTTGTCTTCTCAATGTTGCCCTTTATGCTTTCCAAATCGTCAATTATTACGTCTAAAGAACGGCTCAAAAGGAGTAGAGAAGGCACAGCTTTAATAAGATAACCTCCCCTAACCTGCTGAAGTTCAAAGCCCATCTCTGTTAAAGCTTGCGCTGTTTCCTCATCCACGCTACAAAACAAAGGTTCCAGCAAAAACTGCACTCCATAAAGGCTGGATAACCTCCAGTAATTTATCTTTTCGTTTACTGCATGCTGATCCCAAAGTTCGTAAACACCATCTCTTTTAATAAGAATGTATGTATCATACAGATAATCCTTGATTTCAAAACCTTTTGAAACTGCAGAGCCCACGTCCTTCTGGTTTTGCAACACTTCTTTTTGGAACAGCATGTAGTTCTCACGCATTGTTTCACTAACTACGGTAGGCGCGTCATTTGGCGTGGTAGTCCACGCTTCTGATTGATAATGCGGCATTCCACCATTAGTCTTAAAATCAATGCCAAGCCCTCCAGCTTCACCCCTAACTTGAGTGATAAGCTCTTGAAGTGCCTGCCTAAGCCATACTTGAGATTTAAACCTAATATCCAGTTTTTGAGGATGCACGTTCACATCCACCTGATCTGGTTCAACGTTAAGACGAAGAACCATTACGGGCAGATTAGCTCCTCCCCACATGTCTTTGAGTATGCGAAGCACTTGGAAGTAGGCAGAACCTTTAATGAGTCGGCCATTCACAGACAAAATCAGTTCTCCAACTATGTTGGGGTTTAAATAAATGTCCAATTCGCCCTGCGAAGCTGTGAAAGCACGAAATTGGGCTTTTTGACCAAATAAGCTGTAGAACCGCTCCTCCGCAGATAACTGCGGTGGGACATGCCAAATGACGCCTTTTTCGCTGGTGAAAGTCCACTGAACATTTGGGTAAATGAGTACCATGGACTGCAGGAACTTCTGGATATGGGAAAATTCTGTGGAAGCAGACCGAAGAAATTTCTTACGGGCTGGCAGATTAAAGAACAGATCACGAACGATGACACGAGTACCTTTAGGAGATGCCACAGGCTTGCATAGTAAGAGTTCGCCGCCTCTTATGCGTAGCTGACCTGAAGTTTCCCCGTCACAGCTGAAAATGGTCAAATCAGCCACATCAGCAATACTTGCCAAAGCTTCACCCCGGAACCCAAGTGTAGCAATGCTATCTAAATCCTCAACTGAGCCAATCTTACTTGTGGTAAAACGCTTTACAGCCAATGGCAACTCTTCAAAAGGCATGCCACAGCCGTTATCGCTGACCATGATTTCATCCAAGCCGCCGTTAATCACTGAGACCCTTATGTCAGTGGCACCTGCATCCAGCGCGTTTTCTACCAATTCCTTGACCACAGATACTGGACGTTCTATGACTTCTCCAGCTGCAATCTTTGATCTGACTTCCAATGGCAGTTCTCTAATCATTAAAACAACCTCATCTGTTTCGCCTCAGGTTTTTGAAATAGATCCTGACTACTTAGTTTTTGAAACACCTTACTTGCCTCGCTTAGGACATTAGGAGGTACGCCAGCTAAAGCTGCCACCTCCAGACCGTAGGCTTTATCTGAGACGCCTTGTTCGATTCTGTAAAGGAATGTGAGTCCCTCTTCAGTCTCAGCCACTTGTGCTGCCAAAAAGAGCACTGGCAGGTCAGCAGAGAGCTCAGCTATTTCAGGGTAATGTGTGGAGATAAGCGCGAAAGGCTTATGCTTCCTCATGGAAAGCTCCTTTATGACAGCCCACGCGATGGCTAATCCGTCAGCCACAGCAGTGCCTCTACCTACTTCATCCATGACCACCAAGGAATACTCGTCGCTCTCACGCAAAATGCGTGCTATTTGCGTCATTTCCACCATGAAAGTACTACGGCCGTAGATAATTTCGTCAGCAGCACCCATGCGAGCAAATATTTTCTTGGTTAAGGGAACAACAGCTTCCTGAGCTGGCACAAAACTTCCCATGTGCGCCAACAAAACGATTATGGCAGTTTGCCTCAGGAACGTGGACTTCCCAGCCATATTAGGGCCGGTTACCAAAGCCGTACGCACACTTCCATCAAGCTCCACACTGTTCGGCACAAAAGGAACATCGCTGTACCATTCCACCACGGGATGTTTGCCATTCTTTATCCTTAGTATCCTCTCTGGGACAATTTGCGGCTTTGTCCAACCCATTTTTCTCGCTGCCAGACTCAGCGACGCAGCAACGTCCACGTAAGCTATCCACTCCGCCGCACGGCGCAAATACGAAAGGCTATCAGCCAGTTTTTTTACTAATTCAGCAAACAGTTCTTTTTCTTTTTCCTCAATACGGCTGTAAGCGTCTTGTACTCGAGATTCAAATTCTAAAAGCTCCTTGGTTACAAAGCGTTCTGCATTTACCAAGGTTTGCCTCTTCATGTAATAGGGAGGTACATCCTTAGATCTGGATTTTGGCACCTCAATGTAGTAGCCAAAAGTGTCATTGTATCCAACCTTGAGATTCTTTATACCCGTTCTTTCTTTTTCAGTGCTTTCAAACTCTGCTAACCACTTTTGACTTTCCCTAGCAAATGATAGCAATTCCCCAAAATCTGCGTCCCAATCAGGCTTTATTACATCGCCAGAACCTATTTCTGCATCTACGCCGGTCAAGCTCTCATTCAAAAGCTCTAGAACATTGCTAACATCGGACACCGATTTGCTCACTAAATCCCGTACCTGAGAAGATAAAAGCTGCTCATACCGCTGCAAGCCCTCTTTGATGTCCAGAAGATGTTTCACCTTAACGTTGCTGCCTTCCTGAATAACACTGCAGATCCTCTCAAGGTCGGCAATCCCTCTAAGCTTCACGCGAACGTCCTCTAAAACCGAAGGATGCATCACAAAAAACTCTACCAAATCAAGGTGACTATTGATTTTTTCAATGTTTGACCAAGGTGCTATGAGGCGCCTGTAGAGTTCACGGTGCCCCATGGCGGTTAACGTACTATCGAGCAGTTCAAGAAGCGACCCTTTTTTCGAGTTAGTCACAGGATTGTAAACCAGCTCCAAAGCTCTAACCGCTTCAGGTGGAATTTGAATATGATCCTGCTCTTCACTTCTTAAATGCAGTTCGGGACTGGCTTTTAGCTCCATTAGGTAGCGCTTGCCTATTTCCTCTAAGCTTGGAGCATCATCCACTACCGTGACCACCAAGTTATATAGCTTCTCTAGAAGTTTCTTGATTAATGGGTGGTCAGCTGATGTGTTGGGTACTAGTAGTTCCCTGGGCATGAACGTATAAAAGTAGTCCTCCACTGTATTGGTGCCTTCAGTAACGGGGATCTTCTCCAACATGAAATCGCCAGTACTGACGTCCAAGAACAAAAGTTCAAACATTTGATGTTTTACCCGTAGTATGGCTAACCAAACATGTTCTTGTGTCCCTTCCACAAAGGTGCTAGGCGTGTAAATGCGTATGATGTCTCGTTTCACCAAACCCTTGGCTTTTCGGGGATCTTCCATTTGCTCACAAACGGCCACTTTAAACCCTTCACTCACCAACCTGCTCACATAGGATTCAAAAGCATGGTGAGGCACACCGCACATGGGCACTTTGTTGCCCTTGCCAAACTCTCTGGATGTTAAGACAATCTGCAATACTTCTGATGCTTTCACAGCATCGTCGTAGAAAAACTCGTAGAAATCACCCAGGCGGAAGGCTAAAAGTATGTCATTACCCACTTCCCGCTTCAGTTCCCAGTACTGAGCGGCCATGGGTGTAAGTTCTCTATCCTTCATAATCGTCTGTTTATATTCTAAACGTTTTTCCTCCCTTTACTGGCACTTTCCAATACCACGTATGATGCTCTTGTTTTCCCTTTCTCCTTTCAAGTAGTTGCCACTTTTCACTTACACTTTTTATTACCTACACCTATTAGATTATTAGAATAAATTCGCTAATAGGCTATCTCCAAGATTTTCTCTACATCTTCTTGGGCAAGCTCTTTCACGGTACCCAATTTACCCAGCTGCGTAGCGTTTTGAGCAATTGCCGGAATTTCAGATTTTTCAAGATTCAATTCCCTAAGACTGATTGGTAGCCCCCACCTCTTGTAGGTTGATTTTAGTCTTTCTACAGCCGTCAATACATCGTCAGTGTCCCAAACGTTTCTTGCCCAGCGTCTAAAAGTGGGCTCATTTTCTTTCCAAACATGGGTTATCCACGCAGGAAAAACCACAGCTAAACCGGCACCATGCGCCACCTCAGGATGCAAGGCACTTATGGCATGTTCAATATCGTGGCTAGCCCAGTCGCCTTTAAGCTGAGCAGCACTCACACCATTTAAAGCCAGCGTGGCTGCCCAAGCTAAGTTTGCTCTTGCCTCCAAATCATCCTCATTGAGCATGAGTTTGTCAGTGGCATCGATGATGGCTTTGGTCAGTGCCTCATCCACGTAGAGTGTGGTTTCATTGCCGCCACCACTGAAATAGCTTTCCATGATGTGAGACAAAGCATCGCAAGCACCGTTAGCTGTTTGGTTCCAAGGAAGGGTTCGCTGCACAGAAGGGTCAATAATGCTCACTTTGGGATAAACCAGTGGACTGTGATTACCTAATTTTTGCTTGGTCTCCTCGTTCGTTATGACAAAGTTACCGTTGCATTCAGACCCCGTAGCAGAAATAGTTAACACAACAAAAAGGGGAAGTGCTTGCTTGATTTTCTCTTTTCCCAAGAAGGATGCCCATACATCATCCAAGTAAATGCCAGAAGCGATAGCTTTTGCAGTGTCAATAACACTACCACCACCTACAGCCAGGACTCCATCGACTCCACTTTCTTTAGCCAAAGATATACCTTCCATGACCTTACTGAGCACTGGATTTGGGACTACACCCCAAAGCTCAACCCAATCAATACCTTGTTCCTGAAGAGATGCTATGACGGTGTCGTAAACCCCATTTTTCTTTATGGAACCACCACCAGCAACGAGTAGCACTTTCTTTACATTGGACTTTTTAATCTCAGATCCGACTTCTTTTATCCTACCCACACCAAAGAGAACTCTTGTTGGGGTATAAAACGTAAAATTGATCATGTAAGTGTTCACCTCCAACAGTGATATACCTTACAAAGCTTAAGTATATTCAATTAAAACAGTTGATTGCGTGTGTGTTTCTTTTCAGAAAGCCACATGGTAAACTGAGCTTATGAAGACTAAGGTTGTCGCTCTTTTGTGTTTAGTTGTGTTCTTTTTGGCAGGATGCAGCCCCGCTGCAAATGGTAATGTCACCAGTTCTAGTAGTGCAAGAGCTGAGGGTGGAAAATACGAAGGGCAACCACCATTACCCGAAACGCCCCAGCAAACGTTAGAGCGGTACATCATCAACACCTATAAACGCAACTATGAAACTTTTTACCAAGTGGACAGCGTTTCTTTGACCTTCGTGAGCGAAAACACAAACAAAAATACCTATACAGCTACTGTTTTAATGAAAGCAGTGAAAACGCTAAAGTACAAGACAGTGGATGAGCTTCCCTTCATAAAAGGTGCTCTAGGTGCTTTAGGTCTGCAAAGCTACCCAT
The genomic region above belongs to Coprothermobacter proteolyticus DSM 5265 and contains:
- the argF gene encoding ornithine carbamoyltransferase, with protein sequence MSVKLKGRDLLSIADLTEEEFWELLEFAKLLKLETLAGKRHEYLKGKTLAMIFQKPSTRTRVAFEVGMYQLGGYALYLSSNDMQLRRGETIADTARVLSRFVDGIMARVFDHQDVVDLAKYGSVPVINGLSDEEHPSQVLADFLTIWEKFGTLKGLKLAYVGDGNNVAHSLLLAAGLVGMDIAVATPQGYEPKSFYVEKAKELAARHGSSVQVLRDPVEAVTGANAVYTDVWASMGQEAEHEERLKIFKPYQVNPELMSHADKNAIFLHCLPAHRGEEVVDEVADSPQSAIFDEAENRLHAHKAILALLMGD
- a CDS encoding cyclic 2,3-diphosphoglycerate synthase, encoding MKKKVIIMGAAGRDFHNFNVFFRDNEEYEVVAFTATQIPNIEGRKYPAELAGSLYPNGIDIYPESQLDELIKKFNVDLVVFSYSDVAHEYVMHKASQAMVAGASFMLLGPKQTMVESSKPVIAVCAGRTGSGKSQTTRRVVEILRDLGKKVVVVRHPMPYGDLVAQKVQRFATYDDLDYHKCTIEEREEYEPHIDRGAIVYAGVDYEAILRQAEQEADVVIWDGGNNDFPFYKPDLMITVVDPHRPGHEIAYHPGEVNVRMADVVVINKEDTANFEDIEEVRENVRHVNPQAIFIDAASPLFVEDISQIANKRVVVVEDGPTLTHGGMSYGAGYIAAIKYGAAEIVSPKPYAVGTIAETYAKYGQVEEVLPAMGYSERQIKDLEETLNRVPADVIVSGTPINISRLVKVNKPIVRVMYELEEIGKPTLKDVIMEKMRW
- a CDS encoding WecB/TagA/CpsF family glycosyltransferase, which encodes MKSFFFCGIRVDKVDFSEIYDSIQDDASVYVVKQVITLNPEIAYDSWHNEELHKALFDASFVIPDGTGIVMAAKRKGYYLQRQPGIELAEYLLSKGENLSFFFYGAQPGVAHKAVENLKKRYKFKLAGIEHGYSSEAEALKKIQESGADVLLVATGAPKQDLFIYRNKEKLGVKLALGIGGSFDVWAGIKKRAPKWMRKLHLEWLWRAGLNPNRWKRLAKAFRFTLICR
- a CDS encoding CDP-glycerol glycerophosphotransferase family protein — translated: MDEKTPSGMAMESRIKPEPLETAGKGISVYSDMQIGFLCTTPFHYYLFEPVKKLLSNSNYVLVESNPRQYRSAREFFRDRHVFDAVENPQVIKDFDVLVCPFLMPLVYKENQEKIFVRMVYGLSKATWNYGWWNMLFDEFLVYGNYDAKILSFYGPTVKIGNPKFDDWFNGNVEPYPVEPNKKTILYLPTYDDLSTLSWVLPVLSKMAENFNVILKTHHGTNASELKKVFSRVEILGGDVDILPLLASADVVVSDYSGAIFDAILAEKPLVLADIPGAETFPSTTPSSLEHVVRNYALHTSDQALLRDYIVQALEEDPYLEKRKEVAQEWFAVRDGTSGQRAAQAIVNAQKDQREEKRFVQKALLTSTEFNKDLYKKKAERFLGKYFSWL
- a CDS encoding radical SAM/SPASM domain-containing protein translates to MSLYPFSLLGRFFVVHEETGSFFEVDQEVFENVQQGECPDELTAVLPEQPTLEWLRNQLEQRPRQLSALCLNVTHTCNMACKYCFAQQGNYGGQQAVMDFAVAKDAVDLLMKSSSSWADIDFFGGEPLIAWDTVEQTLAYATERAMAKNKKVRFSLTTNGLLLTPDKLDVLDRYNVNLTLSLDGPRVVHDKFRVDRAGDGTFDKVIEAFKEVERRRQGKNYYVRGTFTHDTLNFSESVTFLVDQGFKTISMEPVTGEGLPWSIKWSDLPIIEQQYEKLANFYLMRAKEGNDKRFYFYHFELNPMNPPSVLRRFTGCGAGVEYLAVNPKGDIFPCHQFDNVLSYKMGNVGQAAVKPHPDFVKAHALNKKHCQGCWARALCGGGCHADSFFTTGNIWGQNPLSCEIVRMRLRYALAVNAVLQDFT
- the hflX gene encoding GTPase HflX, which translates into the protein MKAVIAYLLHNHIDSALLDYDIQEIKELAKVIGFEVESVVIQKREPDVKYFMGEGKVKELSAMVKDLGVDAVIFNEELSPRQVRALEAMLEPAQVWDRTQVILEIFRRRAVTKESKLQVELAGLNYLYPRIYGLGGVMSRLGGGIGTRGPGETKLEILKRVIRGRIRKLEKELKEAEARRVTTSKQRVRNTMQVSIVGYTNAGKSTLLNAFSKTSKPSYADDKVFATLDTRHRRFLNLEGKPVILVDTVGFVNFMPEKVLDAFKSTLEVIRYSDLILHVIDLSSPIMDEQERTVMRILEELGAGDRPVIKVYNKLDLYKGPVLQDGISVSALKGTNLDELKNAVVSALLTVDNDAVT
- the mutL gene encoding DNA mismatch repair endonuclease MutL — its product is MIRELPLEVRSKIAAGEVIERPVSVVKELVENALDAGATDIRVSVINGGLDEIMVSDNGCGMPFEELPLAVKRFTTSKIGSVEDLDSIATLGFRGEALASIADVADLTIFSCDGETSGQLRIRGGELLLCKPVASPKGTRVIVRDLFFNLPARKKFLRSASTEFSHIQKFLQSMVLIYPNVQWTFTSEKGVIWHVPPQLSAEERFYSLFGQKAQFRAFTASQGELDIYLNPNIVGELILSVNGRLIKGSAYFQVLRILKDMWGGANLPVMVLRLNVEPDQVDVNVHPQKLDIRFKSQVWLRQALQELITQVRGEAGGLGIDFKTNGGMPHYQSEAWTTTPNDAPTVVSETMRENYMLFQKEVLQNQKDVGSAVSKGFEIKDYLYDTYILIKRDGVYELWDQHAVNEKINYWRLSSLYGVQFLLEPLFCSVDEETAQALTEMGFELQQVRGGYLIKAVPSLLLLSRSLDVIIDDLESIKGNIEKTRADLACKSAVKAGQKLSPMEIEALVVEGLKVLDVSYDPHGRPAVVKLDEALIERLFNR
- the mutS gene encoding DNA mismatch repair protein MutS, which translates into the protein MKDRELTPMAAQYWELKREVGNDILLAFRLGDFYEFFYDDAVKASEVLQIVLTSREFGKGNKVPMCGVPHHAFESYVSRLVSEGFKVAVCEQMEDPRKAKGLVKRDIIRIYTPSTFVEGTQEHVWLAILRVKHQMFELLFLDVSTGDFMLEKIPVTEGTNTVEDYFYTFMPRELLVPNTSADHPLIKKLLEKLYNLVVTVVDDAPSLEEIGKRYLMELKASPELHLRSEEQDHIQIPPEAVRALELVYNPVTNSKKGSLLELLDSTLTAMGHRELYRRLIAPWSNIEKINSHLDLVEFFVMHPSVLEDVRVKLRGIADLERICSVIQEGSNVKVKHLLDIKEGLQRYEQLLSSQVRDLVSKSVSDVSNVLELLNESLTGVDAEIGSGDVIKPDWDADFGELLSFARESQKWLAEFESTEKERTGIKNLKVGYNDTFGYYIEVPKSRSKDVPPYYMKRQTLVNAERFVTKELLEFESRVQDAYSRIEEKEKELFAELVKKLADSLSYLRRAAEWIAYVDVAASLSLAARKMGWTKPQIVPERILRIKNGKHPVVEWYSDVPFVPNSVELDGSVRTALVTGPNMAGKSTFLRQTAIIVLLAHMGSFVPAQEAVVPLTKKIFARMGAADEIIYGRSTFMVEMTQIARILRESDEYSLVVMDEVGRGTAVADGLAIAWAVIKELSMRKHKPFALISTHYPEIAELSADLPVLFLAAQVAETEEGLTFLYRIEQGVSDKAYGLEVAALAGVPPNVLSEASKVFQKLSSQDLFQKPEAKQMRLF